AATATCAATCGAAAGTTTTACTTGATGGTTTACACGCATTTTTACTTGTTTTGAtctgtatttaaatttatattattgttttaagtgaaattatttGTGTTTTGGTTTATTTATTGATAGCATAATGTAAAGTGATATGGAATGTTAAATGGTAATTAAGTGAcggtttaaaattaaatttattaatacttactatatttattaatttacaaaatctTCTATAAGTTATTCCGTAAAAGTCTTTATTAACCTAGATTGTAATGGctaaaattagaaacaaaatatcaattaaaaattattcaattcatttattttcgTTAGTGCTTTTAATGAGTTTTaagaataatagaaatataagaTTTCAAGGTTAGCGTTCAAAACATAATCtgactattattattttaactaattttcaaatttaaattactaattaaagaAATTGCAGATAAAATCATCATATCATTGAGAAAGATACCTAACCTATGATCTGTGGATGTTCTATGCTATGtactttctttatatattttattttcactgtaaaatgagatttatatctatttatatattatatatatctatttatatgaattattttttatagtggATATGAGactttcaatataataaaattttgaattaaatacaGTGATGTGGTGAGATTGATGGGCATTCataacttattatattattgaactCTCTAATGATCAGTTATGATCAGGATTTGGTCCAGTAGGAACTTTTCTGAGAGAAACAGCATGAATATGGTTGAATCTgagagaaaaagcatgaaaagaagaaaatcttggAGGACCATTTCCTTCTAATCTTCCCCATTCTGCATTTTCAACATACCTGTCTAAAACAACATCTTTAATCTTCCTTTTAAAAACTCTGTaacacttataaaaaataagtttaatagccaatttagtcttcattttggttaaaaaatttcaatttagtctttcgttataaaagtgttttaaattagttttaacttttaaaatagtgggtCAGATTGATCCCTTCTGTTAACCAAATTAATGGATGATACTTAAAGCTAATGAGGAACCAATCTAACACATCAGCTTTAAGCTGtgtcacatcatcatccattaattttgttaacttatatttaacgaATGGGACAAATCTGAgccactattttaaaagttaggactaatgtaaaacacttttataacgagagattaaattgaaatttttcaaccaaagtggaaactaaattggctattaaacctaaaaaataaataaatcactggaattaacaaaataaatattataacttttaaaataaatactttaatataagaaagaagaagcaaacAACGAAAAAAGATACCATTTTGTGATATGGAAAAAGTCTACAGTCaatatttgacaaatttttaaatGGGTATATGCCTGTACAATTCTTTCTATCGGATAAgggtatatatataatattaaagtaattaaattaacttttcttattaaaaatttcaatttgtagacattttaatgattaaaattaaaagagaaaaaaaagaaaacaaactgaGATGGTCAAAgaggaaaataataattaaaactgaGATGGTCAAAGaggaaaatattaataaaaaatttacttttcagttttattattttagattaattttttgaacttaaataattacttttacttttctattttttaatattttattattttttaattaaataattatgcaaaataaaaaattatttaatattatttataatattttttatttcaataactaaaatttattttatctataattatatgTATTCATTTATCTTTGTTATCAATAAAGttcatataaaattaacaaaattataatttttatactaaaattataattttttattatactaaaaatgcCATGTCAATAATTTTTgcactgatttttttttaatttttaattttcgtgAATTATTGTTTGTGTGTATCCTGTTATTGATCATTTCTTCACTATgtgattataaattttattctatgacaaattttaatatatgtttttttcataggatgttttcttaaaatatttgcaGTTGATagtacattattaattattaaatttttttttaattattaggattgcagtaaatttttatttttgtaatatactcaaactaaaagttaaaaattatcaaaaaaataataatttttcttctattttctttttataatttctgTGTATCAACATTATGAGAATAGGGTCAAATATAATTCATAACTCTTACACAGACCAATCTATTCAAActtatttttagtaaattaaaaagcTGTGAATCGCCTTACATTGACATTCCTAGATATATGGTGTTTTGGTTTGATTTCatcgtttttttcttttcaagtactttcattaaaaatatctctaatataaaaatcatacacaaaaattatatattttagatatgaGTTTAAtcacatattttcattttcactcaaatacgaaatattatatattgccttgaaaagttttataaccaaataaaacaataattaaaatatttgagtataatttatttatttttcgatttcatgaagaaaatgactaaacatttttcataaaagttatatttgacATATAGGGAAGTACCTTTGTAATAATCTTGAATTCCTTGCTTCACTTCCCATGCTCATGTCTACAAGTGcaaatttaacaatatatatgaTCATAAGAACAACTTGCATGCAACAAATAAAAggtaaaactaattaaatttatttgagagAAATATGACAATAATGAAACACgatggaattaaaaaaattaatttctaaccTGTTATAAGGATGAAGAAAGCGAGTAAAAATATCCATCTAAGAGAGTTCTTCATTGTAGAGTTCAAAAATACTGTGgaaattatcttataaaacttATGTTTGAAACATTATTACTAATCCATTTGGTGGTATTTATATACTAATTGGTGcattaattataatagttattatattttgtcTGTATATGaagcaaaaataatatatattgctTATATCATTCGTTTCTCATAAAAGTAGTCCAATTATTAATCATGTATAACTTATATCATTGACCAttgaagattttattaaatggatttaattaaaatattaattatatttgtttattaaaaaacattgtaGTTACTCTTGAAGTTGCCTATTGTGAGGGGTGCAAGGGTTCATATGTGTTTTGACATtttctaatgaaaaaaataatgttggTTTATATTAAATGgattaatcaaaatattaattatatttgtttatcgATGAACGTATGAATTAAAGATGATTAAAGAATAAGAAGGAAacataagattaaaataaaaatttatatatattttttattaaatcttgatcaagttttgtgtttgtttttatatatttgtagtcagagatttttataaatattattttttggatGATTCTAACTAGGAGATAGACCTAAAAGTCTTATTGAacgaataaatatttttagattgactttaatatagttgaaaacttattttataaattgaaactCATTGATGGGAAAGAAATTATCGACTTGAATAAAACTGTAtacttatatttgaattattcttaatttaaagtgataaaaaaatttcaacttatgaataatttattattgtggCTTTTTTTATGACATTCATTGTTTTATGGTTAGTATAGATGATATAAagatttataagaaaataatattttataaatagttggtttaaaattagtaaaatttgactattttaatattaaaatgttttaatataaatagttttgttatgaatgagtctcattattttaaaatacattatctTTTTAGAAACTATTTTCTTAGAGTTATTTGACTTCTCTTTACGGGTTTTCTTTCTCTGTTTGTCGATTTGAAGATCAAACCACCTGAGTAATCTTTGAGGggattttcaaatttatccAATCAATTTTTCTGTGCATGTAAGTGGTGTTTGCTAACATGTGAGGCTTGAGTGTTCCATAAGACTTTTTGGTGATTAGTGGTTCTAAAGATGTATCCTAATCATGTTTTTGTTATTCGTAGCAACATATAAAGTTTCTTATGCTTGAAGAACTGTTTTAGGATCATTAAAGTTGTTTGGTAATCTATTAGGTAAGAAAATAATTaccatatattttaattttatatggtTGAAAGTATGAAATTGCCTTTTTGGTTTGTCTGGGATTAATTAAATTGGTGGTTGAATTGCTAGTAATTTGtttaagggtttttttttttagagttaaTTGACTTTTCTTTAAGGGTTTTCTTTATCTACTTGTTGATTTGAAGATTAAACCACCTGAGTAATTCTTGAGACgagattttcaaatttatccAATCAGTTTTTCTATGCATGTAATCGGTTTTTATTGCTTACATGTGAGACTTGAGTCTTCTACAATATTTTCTCTTGATCCGTGGTTCTAAAGATATACCCTAATCATGCTTATGTTATTTGTAGCAACATATAAAGTTTCTTATGCTTGAAAAACTGTTTTAGGATCATTAGAGTTGTTTGGTCATCTGTCATGTAAGTAAATAATTaccatattttttaagtttatatggTTGAAGACTATGAAATTGCCTTTTTGGTTTGTCTGATATTGATAAAATTGGTGGTTAAATTGCtagtaatacatttttttttttgagttattTGTGTTTTCATATTGAATATGTGATATCACTTTTAGTAgttgtatattattaaaatagaatgttacagataatttaaaaaaaaaattatgtttattatatataaattagaattttaattaattagtaattGTTTTACTAATTTTACCCTTTCTCATTATTTCTCCAAAAGCTTTTGTGAAAGGCAACAAAGTTTATGACAAACGAAGTCAAtgaaattttgcattaaaataaatttgattttcccTCGTATATCCAATTGtctatttttatatgtttaaacgTGTGAGTAGTAGGCTTGTCCGTGGATGTAAGAAAATTATAGCAATATCTTCTGTTTTAAGTTAGGTGTTAAAGCAATCATGACttcacacaaacacaaacacctCTCAGAGAACAAAAATTTCTCACATATAAAGTACTTTTTCATAAGTgctaaaaaatgtttttcaaattgTAGTTTTGATGGAATCAAAGTCCTTATCTAAGGATATAAtgattatcatatttaattgattgattttaaCTATCAATAGATTgattactaaaaaaattgattgatcGTCAGTTAATTCAAccgattaaaatatttatcacatATCCTGTTTGGAAGAAACAAGTACCTGAagttcatgtgaattaaaaatgaaaaaaaaaaaattaatgagtaATGTATCGTGTAAGGAGAGACTATAAGAAGATGGTATGAGCTTGTTAATTTTGAAACGAGTAGATTTTACaataaacaaaagtatatgTTGAGAAGAGAGAAGTATTATGCCTATTCAAGGGGAATTTAAATGCAGTGCTGCCTTCTTGCTTCTACTGTGCCTGTCTCTCTGCTTAGATGGTTGCAAATCATACTTCCATATTCCACATTCCACATTCCAAATTCAATAAAGTCTTGAATTCTTCACTGTGATGGGGTTGCAGCTTAAATACGGTAGCTATCCGTTTTCCTCAATTACGGAAATCTTGCGCTTACCAGCTGTCAAATTTGCACAATGCGTCATTTTGAGATTAATTAGGTCTTGCTCATTTACCCAGCGATACTGAAATTTCTTCACATACACCGTACTAGAATAAGTACCCAACAATTCGATAATCCGCGTCACACAAGGATAAATACGACTTCGGTCCATATTAAGCTCTTCATAATGTAACCACATGTGATCTCTTCCAAAATTCATTGGAATTTGTTCAATATTGTATAGACAAAATATTATGCAACACAAAACACCAATGAAATTATTGTCATGTGGAACGGGAGGTGGATCAACGGTTAGGTATTCTTCGCCCAGGTATTCTTCGAGGTTTTCTATGTCTCCGTTCACAAACTCATTGTTGAACAAGCTCGGTATTTGACTTCCAGGCATAATACTATCAGGCATATAAGTTTCAGGGAATGGCAATTGGTAGGTCGCCTGGTACCAGCAGAGTTATTGGTTAGGAGTTGTTCTCctacacaaaacaaaaattaaaaagcaagaagaagaaggaaagagcATCCACACCTCAATAATTTGAATTGTCCAGGAAAAACTCTTTGTAGTAAGCTGTTCAATCTCAACTAATTCTGGGCAGCCGAAAATCATTAATCCTGTAAATTTAAGACTTGTAAGATGGGACTTCAATATTGAAGATGGGAATCTCGATGTGAAAGGTTCTGAGGGCAAGACAGTTCGTGAAGGGAGATCAGGCAAATATTTCAATCGCTTGCAATTCTGTAAGTTCAAAAAATACAGTCTCAAAAGGTCCTTAAAGTTAGGTAATGTAACAAAATTGTTTCCCTCTAAATTTAAGCTCTGTAAACAATGTAACTTTCCAATGTAATCAGGAATTTGAAGTAAGTTACAGTAGCTTAGATTGAGTTCACACAAACAAGAGAGAGGACAGGAGGGCGACAAATAGCTGATCAAGTGCTTTGTGTTCCTTGTTTCATCTAGTAAGCAATTACTACCTATTATTGAACAACCTCTGACATACAGATATTTAAGGGAATTCAGGCCCAATATAGTATTGGATAAGATTACTAGTTTTTCGCAGTATGTCAAATTCAAAAGAACAAGCTTTTTCAGACTCCCAATCGATGGATTGAGTTTTTGGAGCTGTACGCATCCTAAAAGAATTATCCATTCAAGATTTTGGGCCTCTGCTACATCTGGCATCTCAACTAAACTATTGCAATGAGAGAGATCCAAACGCTTCAAATTGGGTAACGCCTACATAGATgggcaaaaagaaagaaaacaaaattaataatgacacttgggttttctttaatttctattctccataaattaatcaaagaataaaggaattaaaaataaaaggtttttcatttgtttttgtttatttttaaaagaagtataaataaaaaattaatttacactACCTTTGTGTCTTCCCACAGTCGTTGAATACTGCTCCCATACAGGACTAACTCAACTAGTTTGTGTGGCTGAAAACTTTGAGGCAAACACTCAAACGGATATTCGTACCAAACAAGATATCCTAGTTCATCCGAAAGATGACTCAAACTTCCCGAAAAGTTCACGTTCAAGTTCTTAACAAAAAGCAATTTCAAGTGTTTAATTTTTGATAGACCATCCGCCTTGATTGTTTCATCTGTAAATCAGTTACATGATTCCGTAAATTTAGAAGAAGTTTTGTAATTGTTAAATAGTCTATGATAATATTAGGAAGTAGCAGGTTACATACGtccacaattttttcttttaaatttctttaatctTAGGTGAGGCTATATATTAGGCAATTTCTCATTCAATAAAACATAGGAATTTCTTCTTTCACAATACAACGTTTACATACCTCGGATTACAACATGATTCTCAAGAACTATTGCCTCAAGGTTTCGAGTTGCCTATAACATCGCACATTATTAGATGTATGTTTTGAAGCTATGCATACAGAGattattaaattctaaaataatttcaatctaaaatttataatcaaacacATAAATTTTACCTCGTTCTCTGACATGGCATTACGGAGATCTTTGCGTGTCCACAACCTACTCCACTTTATAGGCTCTTTAGGTGATACTTCCCGAACAATACACCTTCCCAAATCCACTAGCAAGCTATGCATATTTATGAACCCATCGAAATCTCTCGTAATGAGTGATTTATCAATGAGAACTTGTATGCTATCTTCAGGATGAAATCCAcggaaatttaaaatttccttCAGACATTCTTCGTAATAAGGATTGAAGAAGCAAGCAATATCCAAAAatgtttgtttgtatttttcttccagTTGAATATAACTTATGCGCAAAATatccataatatttttacttttattttcttttagccCTTCTAATACACTTTTCCATTGTGTCAAACTTCGGCCAAACAAAGATGACCCAATTGTTTCAATTGCCAAGGGATGTCCTTCAACATGTAATAGTATCTCATCTGCCAACTTTTCATAATCGCTCAAAATGTAATTAACTTTGAAAGCATTTCTACAAAATAGTTGGATAGCATCTTTCCAATTCAACGGTTGAACTTGATAAATATCATCCACTCCATGTATCTTCAATATTTGTTCATCTCTAGAAACTATGATGATTCTGCTCCCTTTACCTAAGCATTCTCGCAACAAATTGTCTCTATTTCCGCTAAATATCCTCAGTTGTTGAACTTCATCAACGTTGTCAAAAACTATAAGTGCCTTAGNNNNNNNNNNNNNNNNNNNNNNNNNNNNNNNNNNNNNNNNNNNNNNNNNNNNNNNNNNNNNNNNNNNNNNNNNNNNNNNNNNNNNNNNNNNNNNNNNNNNNNNNNNNNNNNNNNNNNNNNNNNNNNNNNNNNNNNNNNNNNNNNNNNNNNNNNNNNNNNNNNNNNNNNNNNNNNNNNNNNNNNNNNNNNNNNNNNNNNNNNNNNNNNNNNNNNNNNNNNNNNNNNNNNNNNNNNNNNNNNNNNNNNNNNNNNNNNNNNNNNNNNNNNNNNNNNNNNNNNNNNNNNNNNNNNNNNNNNNNNNNNNNNNNNNNNNNNNNNNNNNNNNNNNNNNNNNNNNNNNNNNNNNNNNNNNNNNNNNNNNNNNNNNNNNNNNNNNNNNNNNNNNNNNNNNNNNNNNNNNNNNNNNNNNNNNNNNNNNNNNNNNNNNNNNNNNNNNNNNNNNNNNNNNNNNNNNNNNNNNNNNNNNNNNNNNNNNNNNNNNNNNNNNNNNNNNNNNNNNNNNNNNNNNNNNNNNNNNNNNNNNNNNNNNNNNNNNNNNNNNNNNNNNNNNNNNNNNNNNNNNNNNNNNNNNNNNNNNNNNNNNNNNNNNNNNNNNNNNNNNNNNNNNNNNNNNNNNNNNNNNNNNNNNNNNNNNNN
This DNA window, taken from Vigna radiata var. radiata cultivar VC1973A chromosome 5, Vradiata_ver6, whole genome shotgun sequence, encodes the following:
- the LOC106760528 gene encoding disease resistance protein RML1B-like; this translates as MPDVAEAQNLEWIILLGCVQLQKLNPSIGSLKKLVLLNLTYCEKLVILSNTILGLNSLKYLYVRGCSIIGSNCLLDETRNTKHLISYLSPSCPLSCLCELNLSYCNLLQIPDYIGKLHCLQSLNLEGNNFVTLPNFKDLLRLYFLNLQNCKRLKYLPDLPSRTVLPSEPFTSRFPSSILKSHLTSLKFTGLMIFGCPELVEIEQLTTKSFSWTIQIIEATYQLPFPETYMPDSIMPGSQIPSLFNNEFVNGDIENLEEYLGEEYLTVDPPPVPHDNNFIGVLCCIIFCLYNIEQIPMNFGRDHMWLHYEELNMDRSRIYPCVTRIIELLGTYSSTVYVKKFQYRWVNEQDLINLKMTHCANLTAGKRKISVIEENG